In one Sphingobacterium daejeonense genomic region, the following are encoded:
- a CDS encoding pirin family protein translates to MNKKVVKKTDATFNPIAKGLKGTGFFARDFPIEPFLLFSEFRMSQQVFGPHPHAGVSVMTYMRPDSKESFINRDNLSGMSFIEPGGLQIMQAGSGMHHDEFPKIEHVETSGFSNLV, encoded by the coding sequence ATGAACAAAAAAGTTGTCAAAAAAACGGACGCAACATTTAATCCAATTGCAAAAGGACTTAAAGGCACAGGCTTCTTTGCAAGGGATTTTCCTATTGAACCTTTTTTACTCTTTTCGGAATTTCGTATGTCGCAACAGGTTTTTGGGCCTCACCCACACGCAGGCGTTTCGGTAATGACCTATATGCGACCTGACAGTAAGGAAAGTTTTATAAATAGAGATAATTTAAGTGGTATGAGTTTTATTGAACCCGGTGGCTTACAAATTATGCAGGCAGGAAGCGGAATGCACCACGATGAGTTTCCCAAAATTGAACACGTAGAAACAAGCGGTTTTTCAAATTTGGTTTAA
- a CDS encoding superoxide dismutase: MSYTLPELPYAYDALEPHFDKETMTIHHTRHHQAYVDNLNKAIGEKGLEEETLEDVLKTISKYSPAIRNNGGGHYNHTLFWETLSPTPKTEPEGKLAEEIKTVFGGLDELKAQIKQAGLGQFGSGWAWLFVKYNGTIGIAATANQDNPLMDTNITNQGYPILGVDVWEHAYYLKYQNKRADYLDAFWSVLDWSSVEKKYAEALAKVK; this comes from the coding sequence ATGAGCTACACATTGCCTGAGTTACCTTACGCCTACGATGCGTTAGAACCTCATTTCGACAAGGAAACGATGACTATTCATCACACACGCCACCACCAAGCCTATGTAGATAATCTGAATAAGGCTATTGGCGAAAAAGGATTGGAAGAAGAAACATTGGAAGATGTTTTAAAAACAATCAGCAAGTATAGTCCGGCTATACGCAATAATGGAGGTGGACATTATAACCATACTTTGTTTTGGGAAACGTTGTCCCCGACACCTAAAACCGAACCTGAAGGGAAATTGGCGGAAGAAATAAAAACCGTTTTCGGAGGTCTTGATGAATTGAAAGCACAAATAAAACAAGCAGGATTAGGGCAATTTGGTTCGGGCTGGGCGTGGTTGTTTGTGAAGTATAACGGCACAATCGGTATTGCGGCTACAGCTAACCAGGATAATCCTTTAATGGACACAAACATAACTAATCAGGGCTATCCCATTTTGGGCGTGGATGTTTGGGAACACGCTTATTACCTGAAATACCAAAACAAACGAGCCGACTATTTAGATGCTTTCTGGTCTGTATTGGATTGGAGTTCAGTTGAGAAAAAATATGCGGAAGCTCTTGCAAAGGTTAAGTAA
- a CDS encoding NAD(P)/FAD-dependent oxidoreductase, giving the protein MISTDICIIGAGPVGLFAVFEAGLLKMRCHLIDALPQIGGQLSEIYPQKPIYDIPGSPGIKAQELIDNLLVQIEPFKPTFTLGERVEAIDKLEDGSFILTTNEQTQVAAKVIVIAGGLGSFEPRKPKVENLEAFENGKGVAYMVKNPELYRDKKLIIAGGGDSALDWTIFLADIAQSVTLVHRSETFRGVPDSVEKVFHLSQERKINLILKSNVVKINGNGHLDEVVIADHDQTETVHKADYLIPLFGLSPKLGVIAEWGLDIHRSSLDVNTVDYSTNIQGIFAIGDINTYEGKLKLILCGFHEAALMAQSAFRYVYPDKKVPFNYTTVNGIQTF; this is encoded by the coding sequence ATGATAAGTACAGATATATGTATCATCGGTGCGGGACCGGTTGGGCTTTTTGCCGTTTTTGAAGCTGGGCTACTGAAAATGCGATGCCATCTTATAGATGCATTGCCACAGATAGGCGGGCAGTTGTCCGAAATATACCCGCAAAAACCGATTTACGATATTCCGGGAAGTCCGGGAATAAAAGCACAAGAACTGATAGACAATCTGCTGGTGCAGATAGAGCCGTTTAAGCCAACGTTTACACTTGGTGAACGTGTTGAAGCCATAGACAAATTGGAAGACGGCAGCTTTATATTAACCACCAATGAGCAAACACAGGTAGCGGCAAAAGTAATCGTTATCGCTGGCGGTTTAGGTTCTTTTGAACCCCGAAAACCGAAAGTGGAAAATCTGGAAGCGTTTGAGAATGGAAAAGGTGTGGCTTATATGGTCAAAAATCCTGAACTGTACCGGGATAAGAAACTGATAATTGCAGGTGGTGGGGACAGTGCATTGGACTGGACTATTTTTTTAGCGGATATTGCCCAATCGGTAACGCTTGTACACAGAAGCGAAACATTCAGGGGTGTACCCGACAGCGTTGAAAAGGTATTCCATTTGTCACAGGAACGAAAAATCAACCTCATATTAAAATCCAATGTTGTGAAAATAAACGGGAACGGTCATTTAGATGAAGTTGTGATTGCTGACCACGACCAAACCGAAACTGTACACAAAGCCGACTATCTTATTCCGTTGTTCGGGCTTAGCCCCAAACTTGGCGTAATTGCAGAATGGGGCTTGGATATTCACAGGTCATCACTCGATGTAAACACGGTTGATTACTCCACCAACATACAGGGCATTTTTGCCATAGGCGATATCAACACTTATGAGGGTAAATTAAAACTTATTCTTTGCGGTTTTCACGAAGCAGCTTTAATGGCACAGAGCGCATTCAGGTATGTATATCCCGACAAGAAAGTGCCTTTTAATTATACTACGGTTAATGGTATTCAAACCTTTTAA
- a CDS encoding 4Fe-4S dicluster domain-containing protein, with protein sequence MAIKITDECINCGACEPECPNNAIYEGSDDWRFADGTRLSGKVILPDGTEIDANEAQEPLSDDIYFIVPNKCTECQGFHDEPQCQAVCPVDCCVDDPDHRESEDVLLIRQAFLHNE encoded by the coding sequence ATGGCGATTAAGATAACAGATGAGTGTATAAACTGTGGTGCTTGTGAGCCTGAATGCCCGAATAATGCAATTTACGAAGGTTCAGACGATTGGCGTTTTGCTGACGGAACTCGACTGTCGGGCAAAGTCATTTTGCCTGATGGAACTGAAATAGATGCTAACGAAGCGCAAGAGCCTCTTTCTGATGATATTTACTTCATAGTTCCTAATAAATGTACCGAATGTCAAGGCTTTCACGATGAGCCTCAATGCCAGGCGGTATGTCCTGTTGACTGTTGTGTGGATGACCCAGACCACCGAGAAAGTGAGGATGTTTTGCTTATTAGGCAGGCTTTTTTGCATAATGAATAA
- a CDS encoding DUF3817 domain-containing protein codes for MNLLQTLRYTAIAEGISYLTFALTMPLKYVWEIRLPNYIVGQIHGVLFLVFCSLVILAAFRFKWKAGKTLILLLSSIIPFGTFWSERKYLRV; via the coding sequence ATGAATTTATTGCAAACATTGCGATATACCGCCATTGCAGAGGGTATTTCATATTTGACTTTTGCTCTTACAATGCCACTAAAATACGTTTGGGAAATCAGGTTGCCTAATTATATAGTAGGACAAATACACGGTGTTTTATTTCTTGTGTTTTGTTCGCTTGTTATTCTTGCTGCATTCAGATTCAAATGGAAGGCAGGAAAAACTCTTATTCTGCTGTTATCATCAATAATTCCTTTCGGAACATTTTGGTCAGAGCGGAAATATCTGCGTGTATAA
- a CDS encoding 2Fe-2S iron-sulfur cluster-binding protein — protein sequence MVNFTIEDRTGERQELTVPVDMGLSLMEVLKGSEYDILATCGGMALCATCHVEVLAGGKELPPISDAEIDMLDTLPNATDRSRLACQLRIAKEMEGTIFKIPEEVE from the coding sequence ATGGTCAATTTTACGATAGAGGACAGGACAGGCGAACGACAGGAACTTACCGTTCCTGTTGATATGGGGTTAAGTTTAATGGAAGTGCTGAAAGGTAGTGAGTATGATATACTTGCCACTTGTGGTGGTATGGCACTATGCGCCACCTGTCACGTTGAGGTATTGGCAGGCGGGAAAGAACTGCCCCCTATATCTGATGCGGAAATTGATATGCTTGATACGCTGCCAAATGCTACCGATAGAAGCCGTCTTGCCTGTCAGCTACGCATAGCAAAGGAAATGGAGGGTACAATATTCAAAATACCTGAAGAAGTAGAATAA
- a CDS encoding pirin-like C-terminal cupin domain-containing protein: protein MVTDINLLHIFLKPHKSITIPTKPMAFVYGMEGSGTTENEKILPKTMVNYSLEGDNITVKASEEGFQFMLGSGNPHNEPIVYGGPFVATTFEQMQEIQRRYSQGEMGTLEPYSY, encoded by the coding sequence ATGGTAACAGACATTAACCTTTTACATATTTTCCTAAAACCACACAAAAGCATTACGATACCTACTAAACCAATGGCTTTTGTATATGGTATGGAAGGTAGTGGAACGACAGAAAACGAAAAAATATTGCCAAAAACAATGGTTAATTATTCATTAGAAGGCGATAATATTACTGTAAAAGCAAGTGAAGAAGGATTTCAATTTATGCTTGGAAGTGGCAACCCTCACAATGAACCAATAGTTTATGGTGGGCCATTCGTAGCGACCACATTTGAACAAATGCAAGAAATACAGCGTAGATATTCACAAGGCGAAATGGGGACATTAGAACCTTATTCTTATTAA
- a CDS encoding DUF2480 family protein, producing MENGNFINKVEASGIVALDLIDYKTELEIIEFDIKTLLFMEMIVKEKEFRASLSDIDLSMYKEKAVAFVCSVDAIIPPWVYMVLADVFHGNAAYFDFKDAAGVALDLWKKNLTEADLSTYQDKKIVVRARPDIPPALYIMATALLKPLVKTLMYGEIGLPKVIYKKQV from the coding sequence ATGGAAAACGGCAATTTTATAAATAAAGTCGAAGCATCGGGAATTGTTGCTCTTGATTTGATAGACTATAAAACCGAATTGGAAATCATCGAGTTTGACATAAAAACTTTGCTTTTTATGGAAATGATTGTCAAAGAAAAAGAGTTTCGGGCTTCCTTATCCGATATTGATTTATCAATGTATAAAGAAAAAGCCGTGGCATTTGTGTGTTCTGTCGATGCTATTATTCCCCCTTGGGTGTATATGGTTTTGGCAGATGTGTTTCACGGTAATGCCGCTTATTTTGATTTCAAAGATGCGGCTGGCGTGGCATTGGATTTATGGAAGAAAAATCTAACCGAAGCCGACTTGTCAACCTACCAAGATAAAAAAATAGTAGTGAGGGCAAGACCTGATATTCCCCCGGCACTCTACATTATGGCTACCGCTCTGCTCAAACCATTGGTAAAAACGCTGATGTACGGGGAAATCGGATTGCCAAAAGTGATTTACAAAAAACAAGTATAA
- a CDS encoding DoxX family protein: MKRRMKKNKIIYWTATVLMLLTGVSTAPMYFTNPMFAEAFRHLGYPDYFRIELGIFKIIGAIVLVLPMIPTKFKEWAYVGFGIIFISAFIAHLTVDKNAGAIFPLVPLTFLVVSYVYFHKNSKIDYAK, translated from the coding sequence ATGAAAAGAAGAATGAAAAAGAACAAAATCATTTATTGGACGGCAACCGTTTTAATGTTGCTTACCGGAGTTTCAACAGCCCCAATGTATTTTACTAACCCAATGTTTGCCGAAGCATTTCGCCATTTGGGTTATCCTGACTATTTCAGAATAGAGTTAGGCATATTCAAAATAATTGGTGCAATTGTTTTGGTGTTACCAATGATACCGACAAAATTCAAAGAATGGGCTTATGTAGGTTTTGGTATCATATTTATTTCTGCATTTATAGCACATTTAACAGTGGACAAAAACGCAGGAGCAATTTTCCCTCTCGTACCATTGACATTTTTGGTAGTGTCTTACGTCTATTTTCATAAGAACAGCAAAATAGATTATGCAAAATAA
- a CDS encoding TIGR01777 family oxidoreductase: MAKILIAGGTGLIGQALSKLLKEEGFEVAVLSRSPQENQFYWNPEQNEIEKAAFENTEIIINLAGESVSKTWTKEYKERILNSRVDTVALLLEKAKQYNCKPKAFISSSAAGIYGAVTSDKIFKESDAAGDGFLAEVCKVWEEKIFSFEKLGTRVVALRITTVLSKNGGALSGMLPRTEQGVSTQAGNGKHYVSWIHIDDMCRMFLFAVQNSVSGAFNAVSPEYVTNETFAKTLSEVIGVPVSTPAPPESVLKEALGEMSTLVLNGSRVSSEKIRQAGFVFQFPNLKEALENLVKSEII; the protein is encoded by the coding sequence ATGGCAAAAATACTCATTGCAGGCGGAACAGGGCTGATTGGTCAAGCACTTTCTAAATTATTGAAAGAAGAAGGATTTGAAGTGGCTGTGCTGTCACGCAGTCCTCAAGAAAATCAGTTTTACTGGAATCCCGAACAAAACGAAATTGAAAAAGCGGCATTTGAAAACACAGAAATCATCATCAACCTTGCGGGCGAAAGCGTTTCCAAAACGTGGACAAAAGAGTACAAAGAACGTATCCTGAACAGCCGTGTGGACACGGTAGCGCTGCTCCTTGAAAAAGCAAAGCAATATAATTGCAAACCGAAAGCCTTTATTTCCTCATCGGCGGCGGGTATTTATGGTGCGGTAACTTCCGATAAGATTTTTAAGGAAAGTGATGCGGCAGGGGATGGTTTCCTGGCGGAAGTCTGTAAAGTGTGGGAAGAAAAAATCTTCTCATTTGAAAAGCTTGGAACCCGTGTTGTAGCATTGCGGATTACAACCGTATTGTCAAAGAACGGCGGTGCGCTGTCGGGAATGCTGCCCAGGACAGAACAGGGTGTTAGCACACAGGCAGGCAACGGTAAACATTACGTGTCGTGGATACATATTGACGATATGTGCCGGATGTTCCTATTTGCGGTTCAAAATTCCGTTAGCGGAGCTTTTAATGCCGTTTCGCCCGAATACGTAACCAATGAAACGTTCGCAAAGACACTTTCGGAAGTCATAGGTGTACCTGTTTCGACACCTGCGCCTCCTGAATCTGTTTTGAAAGAAGCATTGGGTGAAATGAGCACTCTGGTGTTAAACGGTTCTCGTGTTTCTTCCGAAAAAATTCGCCAGGCAGGATTTGTGTTTCAATTCCCAAATTTGAAAGAGGCATTGGAAAATCTTGTAAAATCTGAAATAATCTAA
- a CDS encoding NADPH-dependent FMN reductase, which yields MKVLIFNGALERRENSTSERLSQHLIKQLNELGSEANVFNIADGGIPLFDVTLRNTPHSVELMNILFREADVHIWLTPLYHGSMTGVMKNCLDWLEYSSKLPAPYLTGKVIGLVCWADGVQAMQGINAMDAVAKALRAWTVPLSVPIQRSELFDENGNINAKYQERFEKLLQLMAQAPVNTEKN from the coding sequence ATGAAAGTATTGATATTTAACGGTGCATTGGAAAGACGGGAAAACTCTACTTCTGAACGCCTGTCCCAGCACCTCATCAAACAGCTTAATGAACTCGGGTCGGAAGCTAATGTGTTTAACATTGCAGATGGCGGCATACCCCTGTTTGATGTTACGCTGAGAAACACTCCCCATTCGGTAGAATTGATGAACATCCTATTTCGTGAAGCAGATGTACACATTTGGCTTACACCGCTGTATCACGGCAGTATGACAGGCGTAATGAAAAACTGCCTGGATTGGTTGGAGTACAGTTCCAAACTCCCCGCCCCTTATCTGACAGGAAAAGTAATTGGCCTGGTATGTTGGGCTGACGGTGTGCAGGCAATGCAGGGCATTAACGCAATGGACGCGGTGGCTAAAGCATTAAGGGCCTGGACGGTTCCTTTGAGTGTGCCGATACAGCGCAGCGAATTGTTTGATGAAAACGGAAACATCAATGCAAAATACCAGGAACGCTTTGAAAAGTTATTACAACTTATGGCGCAAGCCCCTGTGAATACCGAAAAAAATTAA